The DNA segment ACGTGTACAGCAGCGACCGCCGCATCACCGCAAGGTAGCCGCTGTGCCCGAGCATCAGAAGATTGTCCTGGTATTGCTCGATTCGCTGGCGCATCCTCCAGTAGGCCCACAGTGTTGTTACCTGCGTCTGGGCCCCGCAGTCATCAAGCAACTCAGACAAGCGCGGCGTCAGGCTTCCGGCAAGGTCCAAGACTGTGCCGAAGATGTCGAATGCAAGGGCCTCGGGTCGATCGGCAACGTCGAGCTGCATGGACAGTACTCCACTGAAAATTCGGGTGTACAAGTGATGTGTGGGTTCCGGACAAGACCGGTTGCCTTCGATAATATTAACCGTTAAATAACCAAAGCGGAACACGATTCTCGTCAGCCTCGGTATCATCTGGTGCGAGCCACCCCAGGGTCAATGTCCGCTGAAAAACACATTTACTGATCAGACAACAAAATGACTAGGTTACCGATCAAATGAAACGCTTTTCAGAGGCCTGTAACCGTAACCAGGCTCCGATCCTGGCGGTACTCAAAGAAGTCCTGCCGGACACAGGCAGGGTTCTTGAAATTGGCAGTGGGACGGGCCAGCACGCCGCATACTTTAGTCGTTCTTTACCGGATCTTGCCTGGCAGCCGAGTGATCTTGCTGAGGCCCTGCCCAGTATCGAAGCCTGGCGCGAGGAATCCGGTGCGCCAAATCTGAATCCCCCCATGGTGATCGACCTGCTGGGCAACAACGACACCCCGAGTAGAGTCGATGCCATCGTGTGTATCAATACTGCCCACATCGTGGCTTGGACAGGTGTTGAACGTCTGTTCAGCATCGCCGCTAACATCCTCGAACCTAAGGGTGTATTGTACTTTTACGGGCCATACCGTTATCCCGACCACGCGCTTGAACCCAGCAATGTAGCGTTTGACCGCTGGTTGAAAGAACAAAATTCCGTGAGCGGGATCAGGGATTATGCAGCTGTCGAGTCGCTGGCCGAGTCCAACGGTTTTATTCTGGGCGGTGATAGATCGATGCCGTCCAACAATCGGTCGATCTGGTGGGTTCGCCAGACAGCGGCGCAATGAAATGACCGGTAGTACCGCATGGATTCCTGAGGCCTCCTAAAAGAGGGGTGTACACGGAACTTTAGCCTTGGGTAAGGGGTAACCTGCGTCAAAGTAAAAATCGGACAAAGTTCTGAACTCGATGCGGTGGCTAGCATACTAGATGATTTTGCGAAGAGTATCGCGATTTATGTTTGCGCCGCAGATGATCACGACGACATTTCGTCCCTGGCAGTGCTGGCTGAACTGTTTCAGACCTGCAAGGGCAACACCAGCTGCGCCTTCTAGCAACATATGGTGTGCATCGATGAATTCGCGCATTGCCAAGGCGATTTCCTCTTCAGGAACTAGGGCATAGTCGTCTACGAGTTTCTGGCATAGATCAAAGGTGATTGCGCCTGCCTCGATCGCGCCAGCGGTACCGTCAGACAGCGTTGTTTCGCTGGGCATATCAAGCAATCGCCTTGCCTTAATTGACGCAGCCATGATCGGCGCCGCCGTCGGTTGACAGCCAATCACCTGCATACGCGGATTCACAGATCTGAGGAAACCAGCGACCCCGGCAATGAGACCACCACCACCAACAGCGACAAACAAAGCGTC comes from the Gammaproteobacteria bacterium genome and includes:
- a CDS encoding class I SAM-dependent methyltransferase, which encodes MKRFSEACNRNQAPILAVLKEVLPDTGRVLEIGSGTGQHAAYFSRSLPDLAWQPSDLAEALPSIEAWREESGAPNLNPPMVIDLLGNNDTPSRVDAIVCINTAHIVAWTGVERLFSIAANILEPKGVLYFYGPYRYPDHALEPSNVAFDRWLKEQNSVSGIRDYAAVESLAESNGFILGGDRSMPSNNRSIWWVRQTAAQ